The Halalkalibacter krulwichiae genome has a segment encoding these proteins:
- the hemL gene encoding glutamate-1-semialdehyde 2,1-aminomutase, with protein MRSYTKSQEAFGKAKPLMPGGVNSPVRAFKSVQMDPVFMERGEGVKIYDIDGNEYIDYVLSWGPLILGHADEKVIAALKEAAEKGTSFGAPSELETKLAELVIERVPSIEVVRMVNSGTEATMSALRLARGYTGRNKILKFVGCYHGHGDSLLIKAGSGVATLGLPDSPGVPESVAQNTLTVNYNDLESVRYVFEHFGDDLAGVIVEPVAGNMGVVPPEPGFLEELRKLTEENGTLLIFDEVMTGFRVGYHCAQGKLGVTPDLTCLGKVIGGGLPVGAYGGKREIMEQIAPAGPIYQAGTLSGNPLAMTAGYETLSQLTPADYDRFEVLAERLATGLAKAAEKYEIPHSINRAGSMVGFFFTDEKVTNFEKAQTSNLDFFARYFKEMLNQGISLPPSQFEGMFLSTKHTEEDIDQTIAAAEVAFSKLK; from the coding sequence ATGCGTTCATATACAAAATCACAAGAAGCATTTGGAAAAGCTAAGCCACTTATGCCGGGTGGGGTAAATAGCCCTGTTCGTGCTTTTAAATCCGTGCAAATGGACCCTGTTTTCATGGAGCGTGGAGAAGGTGTGAAAATCTATGATATTGATGGCAACGAGTATATTGATTATGTCCTTTCTTGGGGACCGCTTATTTTAGGTCATGCTGATGAAAAGGTCATCGCGGCTTTAAAGGAAGCGGCTGAAAAAGGGACAAGCTTTGGAGCTCCTAGTGAACTAGAAACAAAGTTAGCGGAATTAGTCATTGAGCGTGTCCCTTCGATTGAAGTTGTCCGTATGGTAAATTCAGGAACGGAAGCGACAATGAGTGCGCTCCGATTAGCACGTGGCTATACAGGCCGGAATAAAATTTTGAAATTTGTCGGTTGTTATCACGGTCACGGTGATTCACTTCTTATTAAAGCAGGTTCAGGTGTTGCAACATTAGGACTTCCAGATAGCCCTGGTGTACCAGAATCGGTTGCTCAAAACACGTTGACGGTGAATTATAATGATCTAGAAAGTGTTCGCTATGTGTTTGAACATTTTGGTGATGACCTTGCCGGTGTTATTGTAGAACCTGTAGCTGGAAATATGGGTGTCGTTCCTCCTGAGCCAGGGTTCCTTGAAGAGTTAAGAAAGTTAACAGAAGAAAATGGAACTCTATTAATTTTTGATGAAGTCATGACTGGTTTCCGTGTAGGATATCATTGTGCACAAGGAAAATTAGGTGTTACACCTGATCTTACATGTCTTGGGAAAGTAATTGGTGGAGGATTACCTGTCGGCGCTTATGGCGGAAAGCGTGAAATCATGGAGCAAATCGCTCCGGCTGGTCCGATCTATCAAGCTGGGACACTGTCTGGAAATCCACTAGCAATGACGGCTGGATATGAAACGTTGTCTCAATTAACTCCGGCTGACTATGATCGTTTTGAAGTGTTAGCGGAGCGTCTAGCAACAGGACTTGCAAAAGCAGCTGAGAAATATGAGATTCCACATTCCATTAATCGTGCTGGTTCAATGGTTGGCTTTTTCTTCACAGATGAAAAAGTAACCAATTTCGAAAAAGCTCAAACGTCTAACCTAGATTTCTTCGCTCGTTATTTTAAAGAAATGTTAAATCAAGGAATCTCACTTCCTCCTTCACAATTTGAAGGAATGTTCCTTTCAACAAAGCATACAGAAGAAGACATTGATCAAACGATTGCAGCAGCTGAAGTTGCCTTCTCTAAATTAAAATAA
- the hemB gene encoding porphobilinogen synthase, with amino-acid sequence MKDLQFRRHRRLRGSASIRKMVRETHLHPEDFIYPIFVVEGTNVTNEVPSMPDVFHLSLDLLDAEVDEIVSLGIPSIIVFGVPNSKDDVGSSAYDANGIVQKAIRQIKEKHPELTVIADTCLCQFTDHGHCGVIEDGKILNDPTLDLLAKTAVSQAEAGADIIAPSNMMDGFVAAIRFGLDEAGFTDVPIMSYAVKFASAYYGPFRDAAHSSPKFGDRKTYQMDPANRLEALREAESDMEEGADFLIVKPALSYLDVIREVKDFSGFPVVAYNVSGEYSMVKAASQNGWINEKEVVLETLTSMKRAGADLILTYHAKDAVRWLNESE; translated from the coding sequence ATGAAAGACTTACAATTTCGTCGTCATCGCAGACTACGTGGAAGTGCTAGTATTCGAAAAATGGTTCGAGAAACACACTTGCACCCAGAGGATTTCATTTATCCAATCTTTGTTGTAGAAGGAACAAACGTGACAAATGAAGTCCCATCAATGCCTGATGTTTTTCATTTGTCACTAGATTTATTAGATGCTGAAGTAGATGAAATCGTCTCACTAGGCATTCCATCGATCATTGTCTTTGGTGTACCAAATTCAAAGGACGACGTTGGTTCTTCTGCTTACGATGCGAATGGAATTGTTCAAAAAGCGATTCGTCAAATTAAAGAGAAGCACCCAGAACTAACTGTAATTGCAGATACATGCCTATGCCAGTTTACAGACCATGGACACTGCGGAGTTATTGAAGATGGGAAAATTTTAAATGATCCAACATTAGACTTGCTTGCAAAAACGGCTGTATCACAAGCCGAAGCGGGGGCAGATATTATTGCTCCTTCTAATATGATGGATGGCTTCGTTGCTGCAATTCGTTTTGGATTGGATGAAGCTGGTTTTACAGATGTTCCGATTATGTCTTACGCTGTTAAATTTGCTTCTGCTTATTATGGACCGTTTCGCGATGCCGCACATAGTTCACCGAAATTCGGCGATCGTAAAACGTACCAAATGGATCCGGCTAATCGCTTAGAAGCTTTACGCGAGGCAGAATCTGATATGGAAGAGGGTGCAGATTTCTTAATTGTTAAACCAGCTCTTTCTTACTTAGATGTAATCCGTGAAGTAAAAGATTTCTCAGGATTCCCGGTTGTCGCTTACAATGTAAGTGGAGAATACTCAATGGTCAAAGCAGCAAGTCAAAACGGATGGATCAACGAAAAAGAAGTTGTCCTTGAAACGTTAACAAGCATGAAGCGTGCAGGAGCAGACTTAATATTAACGTATCATGCCAAAGATGCTGTACGTTGGTTAAACGAAAGCGAATAA
- a CDS encoding uroporphyrinogen-III synthase: MTSKPLEGKTILVTRAKEQAQQLTHLLKEQGGTVIEVPLIAFKPVSSNEMKSVIHTLEDYQWLVFTSANGVRFFMEEVKRLEKSIPPHSIKIAVVGTKTNEVLKHYHLEADLIPEDFVAEGLIQALAGQIKRGDRILIARGNLGRKILVEQLTELGAYVHDLPVYETVVPEDAQDELISVLNTRQVDYVTFTSSSTVDHFSEIVRGSQCKTDFKVACIGPIATRTAMKNGLTVDLTPHTYTIDHLVEQIINDAKGV; this comes from the coding sequence ATGACAAGCAAGCCATTAGAAGGCAAAACGATTCTTGTTACGCGAGCGAAGGAGCAAGCGCAACAATTAACACATTTGCTAAAAGAGCAAGGCGGAACGGTTATCGAAGTTCCGCTTATTGCTTTTAAGCCTGTTTCTTCTAATGAGATGAAATCAGTAATACATACTTTAGAAGATTATCAGTGGCTCGTTTTTACTAGTGCAAACGGAGTTCGCTTTTTTATGGAAGAAGTTAAGCGGTTAGAAAAATCGATTCCGCCACATTCGATAAAAATTGCGGTTGTGGGAACAAAGACGAACGAAGTGCTAAAACACTACCATCTGGAGGCTGATTTGATCCCTGAAGATTTTGTCGCAGAAGGGCTAATACAAGCACTAGCAGGACAAATTAAAAGAGGGGATAGAATCCTGATAGCTAGAGGCAATCTCGGTCGCAAAATATTAGTAGAACAATTAACTGAATTGGGTGCATACGTCCATGATTTACCTGTCTACGAAACCGTTGTACCAGAGGATGCACAAGATGAGCTCATAAGCGTGCTTAATACGAGGCAAGTGGATTATGTTACATTTACAAGTTCATCGACCGTCGATCACTTTAGTGAGATTGTCCGCGGAAGTCAATGTAAGACCGATTTTAAAGTTGCTTGCATCGGACCAATCGCTACTCGAACGGCTATGAAAAATGGCTTAACAGTTGATCTTACCCCACATACATATACGATTGACCATTTAGTAGAACAAATTATCAATGATGCAAAAGGAGTGTAA
- the hemC gene encoding hydroxymethylbilane synthase, producing the protein MRKIVIGSRKSNLALVQTDWVIEQLKKTGLPYEFEVKKIVTKGDKILDVTLSKVGGKGLFVKEIEQALIDGEIDLAVHSMKDVPSVLQENFTLAAVTEREDPRDALISNNHVKLADLPAGSVVGTSSLRRSAQLLAERPDLEVKWIRGNVETRLRKLKEEGFDAIILATAGIRRLGFPEDLVTEYLDPSMCVPAVGQGALGLECRANDQELIELLQHLNDDVTARAVTAERTFLNRMEGGCQVPIAGYATITEENKIELTALVGSPDGKVLLKETVTGEDPVDIGEMASQLLLDRGAKEILDQVKKELDQG; encoded by the coding sequence ATGCGTAAAATAGTCATTGGTTCTAGAAAAAGTAATCTTGCCCTCGTTCAAACGGATTGGGTCATTGAGCAATTAAAGAAAACAGGACTTCCTTATGAATTTGAAGTGAAGAAAATTGTTACAAAAGGAGATAAAATCCTTGATGTTACCCTGTCAAAGGTTGGCGGAAAAGGGTTGTTTGTAAAAGAGATTGAGCAAGCATTGATCGATGGTGAAATTGATCTTGCGGTTCATAGTATGAAGGACGTGCCATCGGTTTTACAAGAGAACTTCACACTTGCTGCTGTAACGGAACGTGAAGATCCACGTGATGCCCTTATTTCTAACAATCATGTCAAGCTAGCAGATTTACCGGCTGGATCTGTCGTTGGAACGAGCAGCTTAAGACGTTCGGCTCAGCTTCTTGCAGAACGTCCTGATCTTGAAGTGAAGTGGATTCGTGGAAACGTTGAAACAAGACTTAGAAAGCTAAAGGAAGAAGGCTTTGATGCTATCATTTTAGCAACGGCTGGTATTCGTCGCTTAGGATTCCCTGAAGATCTCGTAACAGAGTATTTAGACCCTAGTATGTGTGTACCTGCTGTAGGTCAAGGTGCACTTGGTCTAGAATGTCGTGCTAATGATCAAGAGTTAATTGAGTTATTACAACACTTAAATGATGATGTGACAGCACGAGCGGTAACGGCTGAACGTACTTTCTTAAACCGCATGGAAGGTGGTTGCCAAGTTCCGATTGCTGGGTATGCTACTATCACTGAAGAGAATAAAATTGAATTAACCGCTCTTGTAGGATCACCAGATGGAAAAGTATTGCTTAAAGAAACGGTAACAGGAGAGGATCCGGTAGACATCGGGGAAATGGCTTCACAGTTATTGCTCGATCGCGGTGCAAAAGAGATTCTTGATCAAGTAAAGAAAGAACTTGATCAAGGATGA
- a CDS encoding cytochrome C assembly family protein: MNWIYPITIVLYSLSLLGYFIDFLQNNRKANRMAFWLLSIVWVLQTVFFIVRASELDRLPLLTPFEGLFFYAWLVVTLSLAINWFLRVDFLVLFTNVIGFSMMAFSLFTPDGDIPESLSALLASELLVIHISFIMLSYAAFTLSFACQMMYVIQHQMLKRKLWGKRLLRFGALAKLDSLSFGAITVAWPFLLIGLILGFIWAHSQLTFVPILDTKVISSLVVLGIYAFYIYQRVVKLARDIIWPCLELQAFLSY, encoded by the coding sequence ATGAATTGGATTTATCCTATTACAATTGTGCTTTACAGTTTGAGTTTGCTCGGATACTTTATTGATTTCTTACAGAACAACCGGAAGGCCAATCGGATGGCTTTCTGGTTGCTTTCTATTGTTTGGGTCCTTCAAACTGTTTTTTTTATTGTTCGAGCATCCGAACTTGATCGTTTGCCGTTGCTAACACCATTTGAAGGGTTATTCTTCTATGCGTGGCTAGTCGTTACGTTGTCGCTAGCGATAAACTGGTTCTTACGAGTAGACTTTCTTGTTCTTTTTACAAATGTCATTGGTTTTAGTATGATGGCGTTTAGCTTGTTCACACCTGATGGAGACATACCTGAATCGCTCTCTGCCTTGCTTGCTTCTGAGCTCCTCGTTATTCACATTTCCTTTATTATGCTTTCATATGCAGCCTTCACGTTATCGTTTGCATGTCAAATGATGTATGTGATTCAGCATCAAATGTTAAAAAGGAAACTGTGGGGGAAAAGGTTGCTTCGGTTCGGTGCGCTCGCAAAATTGGACTCGCTCTCATTTGGAGCAATAACAGTCGCATGGCCTTTCTTATTAATTGGGCTTATACTCGGTTTTATATGGGCCCATAGTCAGCTTACATTTGTTCCAATCTTGGATACGAAAGTGATCAGTTCATTAGTTGTATTAGGAATTTATGCGTTTTATATTTATCAAAGAGTTGTTAAACTTGCTAGGGATATAATATGGCCTTGCTTGGAATTGCAGGCTTTCTTGTCCTATTAA
- the hemA gene encoding glutamyl-tRNA reductase — protein sequence MHILVVGFNYKTAPVELREKFAFEEVELPNALNKLRNMKSILECTIISTCNRTEVYVVADQLHTGRHFTKTFLAEWFDLPKEEFIGYLDIREDQHAIEHLFRVSCGLDSMILGETQILGQVKDSFLLAQEQKATGTIFNQLFKQAVTVAKKAHTGTEIGANAVSVSYAAVELGKNIFGDFSNKHVVILGAGKMSELTAKHLHANGADQITVINRTEAKAAELAKRFLGQARPMEDLQQTLREADVLISSTGARDFVITKDMLTGTMKQRKGRPLFMVDIAVPRDLDPALAEFDDVYLYDIDDLQNIVEANLAERKREAEKIEIMIEAEIDEFKQWLNTLGVVPIITALRTKALAVQAETMESIERKLPNLTERERKVLNKHTKSIVNQLLRDPITKVKELAGESEADATLELFTKIFALEDELTAQEERVRIEQVEKQWESKKQEYVAVAKRHEAVVRS from the coding sequence GTGCATATTCTTGTTGTCGGATTTAACTATAAAACAGCTCCTGTCGAATTAAGAGAGAAGTTTGCCTTTGAAGAAGTTGAACTTCCTAATGCTTTAAATAAATTACGTAATATGAAAAGTATCTTGGAGTGTACAATCATATCAACCTGTAACCGCACAGAAGTTTATGTAGTTGCTGACCAATTGCACACTGGCCGTCACTTTACAAAAACTTTCTTAGCAGAATGGTTTGATCTTCCGAAAGAAGAATTCATCGGATACTTAGATATTCGCGAGGACCAACACGCAATTGAGCATTTATTCCGTGTGTCCTGTGGACTAGATTCAATGATCTTAGGTGAAACTCAAATACTTGGACAAGTAAAAGATAGTTTTCTACTTGCACAAGAGCAAAAAGCAACAGGAACAATTTTTAATCAACTATTTAAGCAAGCTGTGACAGTTGCGAAGAAAGCTCATACAGGAACAGAGATTGGTGCTAATGCCGTTTCTGTGAGCTATGCAGCGGTTGAGTTAGGTAAAAATATTTTTGGAGACTTCTCTAATAAGCATGTGGTGATTTTAGGCGCAGGAAAAATGAGTGAGTTAACAGCAAAGCATCTACATGCTAACGGTGCTGATCAGATTACGGTCATTAACCGTACAGAAGCAAAAGCTGCTGAATTAGCAAAACGCTTCTTAGGACAAGCAAGACCGATGGAAGACTTGCAACAGACATTAAGAGAGGCAGATGTGTTAATTAGTTCAACGGGTGCGCGTGATTTTGTCATTACAAAAGACATGCTAACGGGAACAATGAAACAAAGAAAAGGACGTCCGCTATTTATGGTGGATATTGCTGTGCCACGTGATTTAGATCCAGCTCTAGCTGAATTTGATGATGTTTATTTATATGACATTGATGATTTACAAAATATTGTTGAGGCGAATCTAGCTGAACGAAAGCGCGAAGCAGAAAAAATCGAAATCATGATTGAAGCTGAAATCGATGAGTTTAAGCAGTGGTTAAATACTCTTGGAGTTGTTCCGATTATTACAGCTTTACGGACAAAAGCTCTTGCAGTACAAGCTGAGACGATGGAAAGCATTGAGCGTAAGCTTCCTAATTTAACGGAACGCGAGAGAAAAGTATTAAATAAGCATACGAAGAGCATTGTAAATCAACTTCTACGTGATCCGATTACGAAAGTGAAAGAACTTGCAGGTGAGTCTGAGGCTGATGCGACCCTTGAGTTATTTACAAAAATCTTTGCTTTAGAAGATGAGCTGACAGCTCAAGAAGAGCGAGTTCGTATTGAACAGGTTGAGAAGCAGTGGGAATCGAAGAAGCAAGAATACGTAGCGGTAGCGAAAAGGCATGAAGCAGTTGTCCGTTCTTAG
- a CDS encoding LiaI-LiaF-like domain-containing protein, giving the protein MKSQRIFPGALLIGIGIYFFLQQYSFPVLDPFLSWPSLLFVIGAAMILQAYIGRENSMILPGVILTGLSIHFHLDSLIMWWPNHWGMYTLIAGIAFLIVYVKVRKEGLIPAIVLLTISFFSFTATNPFLWFEQGFSSLFSLWPILLIGFGLFLLIRKK; this is encoded by the coding sequence ATGAAATCACAACGAATCTTTCCAGGCGCCTTACTAATCGGTATTGGCATTTATTTCTTTCTACAGCAGTATTCTTTTCCTGTTCTTGATCCCTTTTTAAGTTGGCCATCCCTCCTATTCGTCATTGGAGCGGCAATGATTTTACAAGCATATATCGGAAGAGAGAATTCGATGATTCTCCCAGGTGTAATTTTGACTGGATTATCCATTCATTTCCATCTCGATTCTCTTATTATGTGGTGGCCTAATCACTGGGGTATGTACACATTGATTGCAGGGATTGCCTTTTTGATTGTCTATGTAAAAGTTAGAAAAGAAGGGTTAATCCCCGCAATCGTTTTGCTTACCATTTCGTTCTTCAGCTTTACAGCAACAAACCCATTTTTATGGTTTGAACAAGGATTTTCTTCTTTGTTTTCACTTTGGCCGATTTTATTAATTGGTTTTGGGTTGTTCTTGCTTATAAGGAAGAAATAA
- the yihA gene encoding ribosome biogenesis GTP-binding protein YihA/YsxC yields MKVTKADLAHVAVKREQYPTSGLPEIALSGRSNVGKSSFINKMINRKGLARTSQRPGKTQTLNFYEINESIYFVDVPGYGFAKVPKPEREAWGRMIETYLQNREQLKAVVLIVDLRHPPSADDKMMYNWLKHFEIPVIVVATKSDKIPKGKWQKHLKVISNDLEKIESDPLLLFSSETAQGKEQIWKTILYYISK; encoded by the coding sequence ATGAAAGTAACAAAAGCCGATTTAGCACATGTCGCTGTAAAGCGAGAACAATACCCAACTTCAGGTTTACCAGAAATTGCCTTGTCGGGTCGTTCAAATGTTGGAAAGAGTTCATTCATTAATAAAATGATTAACAGGAAAGGGCTCGCACGAACTTCCCAAAGACCTGGTAAAACACAAACGCTTAATTTTTATGAAATTAACGAAAGTATTTATTTCGTCGATGTACCAGGTTATGGTTTTGCAAAAGTACCAAAGCCAGAACGTGAAGCATGGGGCAGGATGATTGAAACGTATTTGCAAAACAGAGAGCAATTAAAAGCGGTTGTTTTAATTGTTGATTTGCGACATCCACCTTCAGCCGACGATAAAATGATGTATAACTGGCTCAAACATTTTGAAATTCCAGTTATCGTCGTCGCAACAAAAAGTGATAAGATTCCTAAAGGGAAATGGCAGAAACACTTAAAAGTAATATCGAATGATTTAGAAAAGATCGAATCGGATCCATTGTTGCTTTTCTCTTCAGAAACTGCTCAAGGAAAAGAGCAAATATGGAAAACCATTTTGTATTATATTTCAAAATAA